The Glycine soja cultivar W05 chromosome 6, ASM419377v2, whole genome shotgun sequence genome has a window encoding:
- the LOC114416039 gene encoding mitogen-activated protein kinase kinase kinase 17-like — MAAWKKLAILGKGSYGTVYLATVALPQECNEKVVAVKSSSPFSFSIASMQKEKRILDSFLGCKEILQCYFDQFTVERNYVTYNLFMECAPYGSLLGLVNKKGPISDSEVRVYTRMLLKGLSCIHRKGVVHCDLKPDNILLFPSSDDHARYQLKIADFGLSKTREDANAEYGKVKFRGTPSYMSPESVVGQIEPALDIWSLGCIIIEMITGFRAWKNLRTKKEIMLKLFVLQEAPEIPNGLSWDCKNFLSKCFVKDPRQRWTATMLLNHPFLYPTCYMCSSSFFSYDIVSHVPFKE, encoded by the coding sequence ATGGCTGCGTGGAAGAAGTTGGCAATTTTAGGGAAGGGTTCTTATGGTACGGTTTATCTTGCTACTGTTGCTCTTCCCCAAGAATGCAATGAGAAGGTTGTAGCAGTCAAGAGTTCGAGCCCTTTCTCTTTCTCAATTGCTTCAATgcagaaggaaaaaagaatacTGGACTCATTCTTGGGTTGCAAGGAAATCCTTCAATGCTATTTTGACCAATTCACTGTCGAGAGAAATTATGTGACATACAATCTTTTCATGGAGTGTGCTCCTTATGGTTCTCTTCTTGGTTTAGTAAACAAGAAGGGGCCAATATCGGATAGTGAAGTAAGAGTCTACACTCGTATGCTTCTCAAAGGGCTTTCTTGCATTCATCGAAAAGGAGTCGTCCATTGTGATCTGAAACCGGACAACATCCTTCTCTTTCCTTCATCTGATGATCATGCAAGGTATCAACTGAAGATTGCTGATTTTGGGTTGTCCAAGACTAGAGAAGATGCAAATGCTGAGTATGGGAAGGTCAAGTTTAGAGGGACACCTTCTTACATGTCGCCAGAATCGGTCGTTGGTCAGATTGAACCAGCGTTAGATATATGGTCTCTTGGGTGCATTATAATCGAGATGATCACTGGATTCCGTGCATGGAAGAACCTGCGAACTAAAAAGGAGATAATGTTAAAGCTTTTTGTCCTTCAAGAAGCACCTGAAATACCCAATGGACTGAGTTGGGATTGCAAGAATTTCTTGAGCAAGTGTTTTGTGAAGGATCCTAGGCAGAGATGGACTGCTACAATGCTTCTCAACCATCCTTTCCTTTATCCAACATGTTACATGTGtagttcttcttttttctcataTGATATTGTTAGTCATGTGCCCTTTAAGGAATAA